The segment TAGTACAAAAATATAAATATTAAAACCTAAAACTAGGAAGAGCTTAAAATATAATATAGGTTGTGATTTTAATTAAAAAGTATGTGGTGATTTTAACAATTGTTCTAGCTTTAATAACAGCGGGAGCTTCAAGCGCTGCAGAAGGCGTTGAGGAATGGAATGTAACCTTTGGGGGGGATGAAAACGAATATGGAGGGTCCGTCCAGCAGACCTCCGACGGTGGATATATCATACTTAGTTCCGCAAATATCTCTGGTTCTTATGATATGTGGCTTATTAAGACCAACAACCTCGGTTCCGAGGAATGGAATGTAACCTTTGGTGGGGATGAACGTGAATATGGAGAGTACGTCCAGCAGACTACCGATGGTGGATATATTCTAGCTGGAAGTAAAGAGACTTTTTATGGATGGGATGACGGGTGGCTTATTAAGACCAACGACACAGGTTCCGAGGAATGGAATGTAACCTTTGGTAACAGTGGATATTATGATGAGACGTTATATTCTGTCCAGCAGACCTCTGATGGCGGATATATTGTAGCCGGTGAGAGTGATAATTACGATGATTATGACATGTGGGTTATCAAGACCAACGAAACGGGTTCCAAGGAATGGAGTTATACCTATGATGGTGGTCTTGATGACATGGCAATGACTGTCCAGCAGACCAACGATGGTGGATATATTGTAGCTGGTGAAAAAGAGGTTCCCTACTCAGGTACTACTGGTGCCATTGAGGGTGACGCATTGCTTGTTAAGCTCAGCGACACAGGTTCCGAGGAATGGGTTGTAACTTCAGGCGTGGGATTTATAACAGAGGTTGCAAATTCTGTCCAGCAGACCTCCGATGGTGGATATATTCTAGCTGGTGACTCATATTATGGTGATGATGAAATGTTCGTTGTCAAAACCAACGACTCAGGTTTCGAGGAATGGAATGCAACTTATACTGGTGACTATGCAAATTCTGTCCAGCAGACCTCCGATGATGGATATATTGTAGCTGGTGAAAAATATCCACATGGCATGTACTTAATCAAAATCAACGATACAGGTTTCGAGGAATGGATTCTTCCTATTGGTGATAAGTATGGGTCTGGTAGTGCAAACTCCGTCCAACATACCTCCGATGGTGGATATATTGTAGTCGGTGAAATATATAATGGTGATAATCGTAACATATGCCTTGCCAAGATAAAAGAAAACAATGCTCCTGTGTTGTTCCCAATAGGTGATCAAAGCATTAATGAGACTGAAAATCTCAATTTCACAATTACTGCCGATGATGCTGATGCCGGTGATATTCTAACCTATACCTCCGATAATCTTCCCACAGGTGCTACATTTAATGACAGTACATGTGTATTTTCGTGGACACCTTCCAGCTCCCAGTCTGGGGTTTATTTGGTCGAGTTTACTGTTTCCGATGGCGCT is part of the Methanococcoides orientis genome and harbors:
- a CDS encoding Ig domain-containing protein — protein: MVILTIVLALITAGASSAAEGVEEWNVTFGGDENEYGGSVQQTSDGGYIILSSANISGSYDMWLIKTNNLGSEEWNVTFGGDEREYGEYVQQTTDGGYILAGSKETFYGWDDGWLIKTNDTGSEEWNVTFGNSGYYDETLYSVQQTSDGGYIVAGESDNYDDYDMWVIKTNETGSKEWSYTYDGGLDDMAMTVQQTNDGGYIVAGEKEVPYSGTTGAIEGDALLVKLSDTGSEEWVVTSGVGFITEVANSVQQTSDGGYILAGDSYYGDDEMFVVKTNDSGFEEWNATYTGDYANSVQQTSDDGYIVAGEKYPHGMYLIKINDTGFEEWILPIGDKYGSGSANSVQHTSDGGYIVVGEIYNGDNRNICLAKIKENNAPVLFPIGDQSINETENLNFTITADDADAGDILTYTSDNLPTGATFNDSTCVFSWTPSSSQSGVYLVEFTVSDGALSDSETISITVNNVDTGDSSSDDSSSKRSSSGGTGNAVIVPVQEETEEMEENTTSSSDGIGNATIIVPEEETPEEEVVEETYEMEAETEATPGFSTMLTTGILLSAYVIYRRKD